The Fructilactobacillus myrtifloralis genome contains a region encoding:
- the rnr gene encoding ribonuclease R has product MQDNKLKQEIADVLRNHPNVSFDVEKIADELKYHGSAAFKLIVQELAELERNRVVVVTNDGNFKINPSELTHEGVFHSNPKGFGFVAYDEQLSDAFIAPDDTINAMNLDRVAMQITRPAQKNSDRGPQGKVVDILEHHYDHVVGEFFTTADDQGYLGQVKLRDKKLTGMKFYVTDAGLHPTPGEVVTADITEYPNAKHPDYMVGVAKQVIGSVDDPGIDILQIVYANDVPSQFPEDVLEAADAIPDHVLPEETVGREDITDQDLVTIDAEESKDLDDAVTAWKLPNGNYHLGVHIADVSHYVKQGSLLDQEAYTRGTSVYLTDRVIPMLPRRLSNGICSLNEGELRLCMSCDMEITPQGKVIKSRIHPSVMRSTARMTYNAVNEILENHDPETRAHYAGLVPMFETMNELHQILYKARRQRGAIDFADDEAKIIVDEAGHPIDIQVRTRGTAERMIESFMLAANETVAETYHKAKVPFIYRIHENPDPTRIKDFFEFLTAFGINVKADPDHLQPKTLQNILSKVEGTPEEAVVSVMLLRSMQQAKYNEKCVGHFGLGADYYTHFTSPIRRYPDMFIHRLIHYYEDNGINNVTKQTYANVVSDVAIHSSETERRAVDTERDVDAMMKAEYMSNKIGEEFDGVVSSVLKFGAFIELPNTVEGLVHISRMTDDYYEYVEKYMALVGRNTKRTFKIGQDVRVKCVGVDVDQSTVDFEIVNPEATPTSELLPKRTHRKNFKKQSARGSHAPKSANKGANAKDHKHQFTIQKRK; this is encoded by the coding sequence GTGCAAGATAATAAACTAAAACAAGAAATTGCGGATGTGCTCCGCAATCATCCGAACGTCAGCTTTGACGTAGAAAAAATTGCGGATGAATTAAAGTACCATGGTTCAGCAGCGTTTAAGCTGATTGTCCAAGAACTAGCAGAATTGGAACGAAATCGGGTCGTGGTGGTTACGAACGACGGGAACTTTAAAATTAACCCGAGTGAACTTACCCACGAGGGGGTTTTTCACTCGAATCCCAAGGGATTTGGGTTCGTGGCGTACGACGAACAACTTTCAGATGCCTTTATCGCACCCGATGACACGATTAATGCGATGAACCTTGACCGGGTCGCAATGCAAATCACCCGTCCAGCCCAGAAAAATTCGGATCGGGGACCCCAAGGGAAAGTGGTAGATATTTTAGAGCACCACTACGACCACGTGGTTGGAGAATTTTTCACGACTGCTGATGACCAGGGGTATTTAGGTCAGGTTAAACTCCGTGACAAGAAGTTAACCGGGATGAAATTTTACGTGACCGATGCGGGACTCCATCCGACTCCTGGAGAAGTGGTGACAGCCGACATCACGGAGTATCCCAATGCTAAGCATCCTGATTACATGGTAGGGGTAGCCAAACAGGTTATCGGAAGTGTGGACGATCCTGGAATTGACATCCTCCAAATTGTGTACGCCAACGACGTCCCATCACAATTCCCAGAGGATGTCTTAGAAGCGGCTGATGCGATTCCAGACCACGTCCTCCCAGAAGAAACGGTGGGACGCGAAGACATTACGGACCAAGACTTGGTGACGATTGATGCCGAAGAATCCAAGGATTTGGATGACGCGGTTACGGCATGGAAGTTACCTAACGGGAATTACCACTTAGGGGTCCACATTGCGGACGTTAGTCACTACGTTAAGCAGGGCAGTCTGTTAGACCAAGAAGCCTACACGCGTGGAACGTCGGTTTATTTGACGGACCGGGTGATTCCGATGCTCCCACGGCGGTTGTCCAACGGGATTTGTTCTTTAAACGAGGGTGAACTGCGACTCTGTATGAGTTGTGACATGGAAATCACGCCCCAAGGTAAGGTGATTAAATCACGGATTCATCCGAGTGTGATGCGGTCGACCGCCCGGATGACTTACAATGCTGTGAACGAAATCTTGGAAAATCACGATCCAGAGACCCGGGCCCACTACGCGGGCTTGGTTCCCATGTTTGAAACCATGAACGAATTGCACCAGATCCTGTATAAAGCCCGGCGCCAGCGGGGAGCCATTGACTTTGCGGATGATGAGGCTAAGATTATTGTCGATGAAGCCGGCCATCCCATTGACATTCAAGTCCGGACGCGAGGGACGGCTGAACGCATGATTGAATCATTTATGTTGGCGGCCAACGAAACGGTGGCAGAAACCTATCACAAGGCGAAGGTGCCGTTCATCTACCGAATCCATGAGAATCCAGATCCGACTCGGATCAAGGACTTCTTTGAGTTCCTGACCGCCTTTGGGATTAACGTCAAAGCCGATCCTGACCATTTGCAACCAAAGACGTTGCAAAATATCCTGTCGAAGGTGGAAGGAACTCCGGAAGAAGCAGTGGTTTCTGTGATGTTGCTACGGAGTATGCAACAGGCGAAGTATAACGAGAAGTGCGTTGGCCACTTTGGATTAGGGGCCGATTACTACACCCACTTCACCTCACCCATCCGGCGGTATCCGGACATGTTCATTCACCGCTTGATTCATTACTATGAAGACAATGGGATCAATAACGTTACGAAGCAAACTTATGCGAACGTGGTTAGTGACGTGGCCATTCACTCATCGGAAACGGAACGCCGGGCGGTTGATACCGAACGGGACGTAGACGCCATGATGAAGGCCGAGTACATGAGTAATAAGATCGGGGAAGAATTCGACGGAGTGGTTAGTTCCGTGCTGAAGTTTGGCGCCTTTATTGAGCTCCCGAATACGGTTGAGGGCTTGGTCCACATTAGTCGAATGACCGATGATTACTATGAGTACGTGGAAAAGTACATGGCCCTCGTGGGGCGCAATACGAAGCGGACCTTTAAGATTGGCCAGGACGTGCGGGTCAAGTGTGTCGGGGTTGACGTCGATCAGAGTACGGTTGATTTTGAAATCGTTAATCCAGAAGCAACCCCAACGAGCGAATTGCTCCCCAAACGGACGCACCGCAAGAACTTTAAAAAGCAGTCGGCCCGGGGATCACATGCGCCGAAGTCTGCTAATAAAGGCGCTAATGCTAAGGATCACAAGCATCAATTTACAATTCAAAAACGGAAATAA
- the smpB gene encoding SsrA-binding protein SmpB produces MAHTKQKPNHDNVMATNRKARHDYFIEQTYEAGLALTGTEIKSVRERRINLKDGFVSVRNGEALLMNVHINEYTEGNQFNHDPLRTRKLLLHKREIKQLSAAVQTKGVTIVPLKVYLKHNFAKVLIGVAKGKHTYDKRETIKRRDQQRQIERVMKHY; encoded by the coding sequence ATGGCGCATACGAAACAAAAGCCCAATCACGATAACGTGATGGCCACGAATCGGAAGGCTCGTCATGATTATTTTATTGAGCAAACCTATGAAGCGGGGCTCGCCCTGACGGGAACGGAGATTAAATCGGTTCGGGAACGGCGCATTAACCTCAAGGACGGATTTGTTTCGGTTCGCAACGGGGAAGCCCTCCTCATGAACGTGCACATTAATGAGTACACGGAAGGAAACCAGTTTAATCACGATCCGTTGCGGACCCGCAAGTTATTACTGCACAAGCGTGAAATTAAGCAGTTGAGTGCGGCCGTTCAGACCAAAGGGGTGACGATTGTACCGTTAAAGGTTTATTTAAAGCATAACTTTGCCAAGGTCTTAATTGGAGTTGCTAAAGGTAAACACACGTACGATAAACGGGAAACCATTAAACGGCGCGATCAGCAACGGCAAATTGAACGGGTAATGAAACATTATTAA
- a CDS encoding uracil-DNA glycosylase, whose protein sequence is MKRFIDNDWWPILKPEFEKPYYQELRRFLVSEYQTHTVYPAMQRIFQAFEWTPFSATKVVILGQDPYHGPHQAIGLSFAVEPNVAVPPSLRNIYKELENDLGIKPVQHGYLKHWADQGVLLLNSVLTVRDGQAYSHQGHGWEQLTDYAIAKLSERPEPVVFILWGRSARNKIKLIDQTTNVVIQSAHPSPLSANRGFFGSRPFLKTNAALTAMGETPIDWQLPAQVTMAN, encoded by the coding sequence ATGAAACGGTTCATTGATAATGATTGGTGGCCCATTTTAAAACCAGAGTTTGAAAAACCGTACTACCAGGAGTTACGGCGCTTTTTAGTGTCTGAATACCAAACGCACACCGTCTATCCGGCGATGCAACGGATCTTTCAGGCATTCGAATGGACGCCGTTTTCGGCCACCAAGGTGGTCATTCTGGGACAAGATCCGTATCATGGCCCGCACCAGGCGATTGGATTGAGTTTTGCGGTGGAACCAAACGTGGCGGTGCCCCCGTCGTTGCGAAACATCTATAAGGAACTTGAGAACGACCTGGGCATTAAACCAGTTCAGCACGGTTATTTAAAACACTGGGCTGACCAGGGCGTGTTACTCTTAAATTCTGTCTTAACGGTCAGAGACGGCCAGGCCTACTCACACCAGGGGCATGGTTGGGAACAACTGACCGATTATGCAATCGCGAAGTTGTCCGAACGACCGGAACCCGTGGTGTTTATCCTATGGGGCCGGTCAGCTCGCAATAAAATTAAGTTGATTGATCAAACGACGAACGTGGTCATTCAATCCGCGCATCCCAGTCCCCTGTCAGCGAATCGGGGGTTCTTTGGCTCCCGGCCGTTTTTGAAGACGAATGCGGCACTCACAGCAATGGGTGAAACGCCCATTGATTGGCAATTACCAGCACAGGTCACGATGGCCAACTAG
- the pta gene encoding phosphate acetyltransferase, which translates to MDLFESLKTKVKGQDIQLVFPEGNDERIILAAHQLLEDEVAKPILLGQEAEIAQTAQKVNAKLDGIKILDYQNIDSDQTEAMVQAIVDRRGGKTSAMEALEWLKDPNYFGTTMVYMGQADGMVSGAIHPTGDTIRPALQIIKTKPDVNLISSSFIMQKHDARFIFADCAINIAPTAEQLAEIATESAKTANLFDIDPRVAMLSFSTKGSAKGDAVEKVQQATELAHQQAPELPLDGELQFDAALVPAVAKAKAPDSEVAGSATVFVFPDLQSGNIGYKIAQRLGDFEAIGPILQGLNKPVSDLSRGCSAADVYKVALITATQAL; encoded by the coding sequence ATGGATTTATTTGAAAGTTTAAAGACAAAGGTTAAAGGCCAAGACATCCAACTCGTTTTTCCCGAGGGAAATGACGAACGGATCATCCTGGCAGCACATCAATTACTAGAGGATGAGGTTGCCAAACCCATCTTGCTGGGTCAAGAAGCTGAAATCGCCCAAACGGCGCAAAAGGTCAATGCCAAGCTCGATGGCATCAAAATTTTGGACTACCAAAACATTGATAGTGACCAAACCGAAGCAATGGTGCAAGCCATTGTGGACCGGCGTGGTGGGAAAACTTCCGCAATGGAAGCCTTAGAATGGCTCAAGGATCCTAACTACTTTGGAACCACCATGGTCTACATGGGGCAAGCTGATGGGATGGTTTCTGGAGCAATTCATCCAACGGGGGACACGATTCGTCCGGCCCTACAAATTATTAAAACAAAACCAGACGTTAATTTAATTAGTAGTTCTTTCATTATGCAAAAACACGATGCCCGGTTTATCTTTGCCGATTGTGCGATTAACATTGCGCCAACGGCCGAACAACTTGCCGAAATCGCAACCGAAAGTGCGAAAACCGCTAATTTGTTTGATATTGACCCACGGGTTGCCATGCTGAGCTTCTCCACCAAGGGCTCGGCCAAGGGAGATGCGGTAGAAAAGGTTCAGCAAGCTACCGAATTAGCCCACCAACAAGCTCCGGAGTTACCGTTAGACGGAGAATTACAGTTTGATGCCGCTTTAGTTCCAGCCGTTGCGAAAGCAAAGGCACCGGATTCTGAGGTTGCTGGCTCTGCGACGGTCTTTGTCTTCCCTGATTTACAATCCGGAAACATTGGTTACAAGATTGCTCAACGTCTAGGGGACTTTGAAGCCATTGGACCAATCCTCCAGGGATTGAATAAACCGGTTTCAGACCTCTCGCGGGGTTGCAGCGCCGCTGATGTATATAAAGTGGCCCTGATCACTGCGACGCAGGCGTTATAG
- the tsaE gene encoding tRNA (adenosine(37)-N6)-threonylcarbamoyltransferase complex ATPase subunit type 1 TsaE, with protein sequence MAETIEVTSAAQTEQLGAQLASHLQAGDVLLLDGDLGAGKTTFTKGIARGLGIRQTVKSPSFPIIREYQSGRLPLYHMDVYRLETGGAADLGLDEYFAGSGVSVVEWSQFAADELPTDYLRIQFQRHDDVGPDDRTVTFIPQGDRFTTGLPGWELTHD encoded by the coding sequence ATGGCAGAAACAATTGAAGTTACGTCCGCAGCGCAAACCGAACAGCTGGGGGCCCAGCTTGCTTCGCACCTGCAAGCTGGAGATGTGTTACTGCTTGATGGCGATCTTGGAGCGGGGAAAACCACCTTTACGAAGGGAATTGCCCGGGGTCTCGGGATTCGGCAAACCGTGAAAAGTCCGAGCTTTCCGATTATTCGGGAGTACCAATCCGGACGCCTGCCCCTGTATCACATGGACGTGTACCGGCTTGAAACCGGGGGTGCCGCTGACTTAGGGCTCGACGAATACTTTGCGGGTTCAGGAGTCAGCGTTGTCGAATGGTCCCAGTTTGCGGCTGATGAATTACCCACGGACTATCTCCGGATTCAGTTTCAGCGCCATGATGATGTCGGTCCAGACGACCGGACGGTGACGTTCATTCCCCAAGGAGACCGGTTTACCACGGGCTTACCCGGTTGGGAGTTAACCCATGACTGA
- a CDS encoding GNAT family N-acetyltransferase, with translation MTEDFEVGLRAAVATDAAALLQLGAQLQDESAFVVIDANGHPPTVAEEAEAITQLNSSGTNLIVVATVAEKLVGLVTITETDPQRGELGIAVLSAYQGLGLGTALMDVAVEWLQTQSHLNHLWLTVNVHNQRAVRLYHRQGFHVTQTDHDLLTMEH, from the coding sequence ATGACTGAAGATTTCGAGGTTGGATTACGGGCAGCAGTAGCCACGGATGCCGCTGCGTTGTTGCAGTTAGGAGCGCAGTTGCAGGACGAATCAGCGTTTGTGGTGATTGACGCGAACGGCCACCCGCCCACCGTAGCGGAGGAAGCTGAGGCGATTACCCAACTGAACAGTTCGGGTACCAACCTGATTGTTGTGGCGACGGTTGCAGAGAAGCTCGTGGGACTTGTGACAATCACTGAAACCGATCCACAGCGGGGCGAACTCGGGATTGCGGTCCTGTCCGCGTATCAAGGGCTCGGGTTAGGGACCGCTTTAATGGACGTGGCGGTGGAGTGGTTGCAGACGCAAAGTCACCTAAACCACCTGTGGCTGACCGTGAACGTTCACAACCAACGAGCAGTCCGGTTGTACCACCGGCAGGGGTTTCACGTTACCCAAACGGACCACGATCTGCTAACCATGGAACATTAA
- a CDS encoding 3'-5' exonuclease, with the protein MNFVAIDFETATSKRASACSVALTVVRDDQVVDEFYSLINPETSFNWRNVQVHGIHQRDVAKAPTFPEVWEIIKPFFRPHRLVIAHNNRFDNSVLKKSIERYELPVPHYQTLDTVKTSRKFYPEFPNHKLNTVSEQLGIDLQHHHNALADSQACAQILLTEARQFGVPALQPFITNV; encoded by the coding sequence ATGAACTTTGTTGCCATTGATTTTGAAACCGCCACAAGTAAACGGGCCAGTGCCTGTTCAGTGGCACTGACGGTGGTCCGTGATGATCAAGTTGTGGACGAATTTTACTCCCTCATTAATCCGGAAACGAGCTTTAACTGGCGCAACGTGCAGGTGCACGGAATTCACCAGCGTGATGTGGCAAAGGCACCCACCTTCCCTGAGGTGTGGGAAATCATCAAACCCTTTTTCCGACCCCACCGGCTCGTGATTGCCCACAATAATCGCTTTGACAATAGTGTGTTAAAAAAGAGCATCGAACGCTATGAACTCCCGGTCCCGCACTACCAAACTTTAGATACCGTTAAAACTTCCCGGAAATTCTACCCGGAATTTCCAAATCACAAACTAAACACCGTTAGTGAACAACTCGGGATTGACTTACAACACCATCACAACGCCCTAGCGGATAGCCAGGCCTGCGCCCAGATTCTCCTGACGGAGGCGCGCCAGTTTGGCGTTCCAGCGCTACAACCCTTCATCACCAACGTCTAA
- the murB gene encoding UDP-N-acetylmuramate dehydrogenase, which produces MTVDLTTKFTDFKILKNEPLAHYSWTKTGGPADFLAFPETNAQVEALVQIAQEQDLPVTVLGNASNLIVRDGGIRGLTIILTAMNQITVDGTQVNAQAGAAYIATTQVAQQAGLTGLEFAAGIPGSIGGGVFMNAGAYGGETAYVLAAATVLTQAGTIEVWSHDQLDFGYRHSAIQDQHAIVLAATFQLRPGVKALIQQEMDHLNYLRKSKQPLEYPSCGSVFKRPRGHFAGKLIHEAGLQGYRAGGAEVSKKHAGFIVNVDHATATDYLHVIHHVQATVAAQTGIKLEPEVRIIGAQ; this is translated from the coding sequence ATGACAGTTGATTTAACCACTAAATTTACAGATTTTAAAATTTTGAAAAATGAACCTCTCGCCCACTATTCGTGGACGAAAACGGGCGGACCAGCTGATTTTTTGGCTTTTCCAGAAACGAATGCCCAAGTGGAGGCCCTGGTCCAGATTGCCCAGGAGCAAGATTTACCCGTGACGGTCCTTGGCAATGCCAGTAATCTGATTGTCAGAGACGGGGGGATTCGTGGGTTGACCATTATTTTAACGGCCATGAACCAGATTACGGTCGACGGCACGCAAGTTAACGCACAGGCCGGGGCAGCCTACATTGCCACCACGCAGGTCGCCCAACAAGCGGGACTCACCGGCTTGGAGTTTGCCGCTGGGATTCCCGGCAGCATTGGGGGCGGGGTGTTTATGAACGCCGGCGCGTATGGTGGTGAGACCGCCTACGTGTTAGCCGCTGCCACCGTTTTAACTCAGGCCGGAACGATTGAAGTGTGGTCCCACGACCAGTTGGACTTTGGCTACCGGCACAGCGCGATTCAAGATCAGCACGCAATTGTCCTCGCAGCGACCTTTCAGCTCCGGCCTGGGGTCAAAGCATTGATTCAACAGGAAATGGATCATTTAAACTACCTACGTAAATCTAAACAACCCTTGGAATACCCATCGTGTGGCAGTGTCTTTAAGCGACCTCGTGGTCATTTCGCCGGGAAATTGATCCACGAAGCTGGACTCCAAGGTTACCGCGCTGGGGGGGCCGAGGTCTCGAAGAAACACGCCGGCTTTATTGTCAACGTCGACCACGCGACAGCCACTGATTACTTACACGTCATTCACCACGTCCAGGCCACTGTAGCTGCTCAGACTGGAATTAAATTAGAACCAGAGGTCCGAATTATTGGGGCTCAATAA
- a CDS encoding DUF1361 domain-containing protein, protein MTNSKKWQVRLFFVVWLVFIKLFIKDSLFGFLLLNTFLGYLPIEISFHIGKPHQNVLIFWGLTLLWLLFYPNAPYILTDLLHLSWLHPNDINGMLKLDGHIWFLYTCLLISALTCAFLGFWGLIHVAKAITAKIHVQMAFTNFLVTTGLICLSSIGLYIGRFLRVHTVYLITKPKFYLHMFANMWNREMIIFVVLMTIIQLVIYWIYTIIQDPQS, encoded by the coding sequence ATGACAAACAGTAAAAAATGGCAGGTCCGCTTGTTTTTCGTCGTGTGGCTGGTCTTTATCAAACTCTTCATCAAAGACTCCCTCTTTGGTTTTCTATTATTAAACACGTTCTTAGGGTACCTACCGATTGAAATTAGCTTTCACATTGGTAAACCCCACCAAAACGTCCTCATTTTCTGGGGGCTCACGTTACTGTGGTTACTGTTTTATCCGAATGCCCCTTACATTTTAACAGACTTGTTGCATTTGTCATGGCTCCATCCGAATGATATCAACGGCATGTTGAAGCTCGATGGACACATCTGGTTTCTGTACACCTGTCTGTTAATTAGTGCCCTGACATGCGCGTTTCTTGGGTTTTGGGGCCTCATCCACGTTGCTAAGGCCATCACGGCTAAAATTCACGTCCAAATGGCCTTTACCAACTTCCTAGTAACTACCGGATTGATCTGTTTAAGTTCAATTGGGCTCTACATTGGCCGCTTTTTGCGGGTCCACACCGTGTATTTGATTACCAAACCCAAGTTTTACCTTCACATGTTTGCCAACATGTGGAATCGCGAAATGATTATCTTTGTCGTTCTCATGACCATCATTCAACTCGTCATTTACTGGATTTACACCATCATCCAGGATCCACAATCTTAA
- the cdaA gene encoding diadenylate cyclase CdaA: MGINWSNLLTLHNLSNVLDILVVWILIYELFMLLKGTRSIQLLRGIVILVIAKVLSWYLGLTMTSWILDQIINWGVIGCIVIFQPEIRRGLEKLGQRSVFKQSQQANARTEKLIQSLDGAIQYLSKRRIGALIALQMKTGLEEWIEKGIQLDADVSSELLINIFIPNTPLHDGAVIIKDDRIAAANAYLPPSDSNLIPRELGTRHRAAVGLSEVTDAITIVVSEETGEVSLTQNNELLRGMSQEDYLKYLRSQLLTPNTKKTWHGEVHDFFSKVMGGGK, encoded by the coding sequence ATGGGAATTAATTGGAGTAATCTACTAACGTTACACAATTTGAGTAACGTCCTAGATATTTTAGTGGTGTGGATTTTAATTTACGAACTGTTTATGCTGTTAAAGGGCACCCGGTCGATTCAATTACTGCGTGGAATTGTGATTCTTGTGATTGCCAAGGTCTTGAGTTGGTACCTCGGTCTGACGATGACATCGTGGATTTTGGATCAAATCATTAACTGGGGAGTCATTGGTTGTATCGTGATTTTTCAACCAGAGATTCGCCGGGGCCTAGAAAAGCTGGGCCAGCGGTCGGTGTTTAAACAGTCCCAACAGGCAAACGCCCGAACGGAAAAGTTAATCCAATCCTTAGATGGGGCAATTCAATACCTGTCAAAGCGGCGGATTGGAGCCTTGATTGCGCTCCAAATGAAAACGGGGTTAGAAGAGTGGATTGAAAAGGGGATTCAACTGGATGCCGATGTATCGAGTGAGCTCCTGATTAACATCTTCATTCCCAACACGCCGCTCCACGATGGGGCGGTAATCATTAAGGATGACCGCATTGCGGCGGCCAATGCCTACCTACCGCCTTCTGATAGTAACCTGATTCCGCGAGAACTGGGGACTAGACACCGGGCGGCAGTGGGGTTGTCTGAAGTCACTGATGCCATTACCATCGTGGTATCCGAAGAAACCGGGGAAGTTTCTCTGACCCAAAACAACGAATTACTCCGTGGGATGAGTCAAGAAGACTATTTAAAGTACTTGCGTAGTCAGCTATTAACACCGAACACGAAGAAAACGTGGCACGGTGAAGTGCATGATTTCTTCAGCAAGGTCATGGGGGGTGGCAAGTAA
- a CDS encoding YbbR-like domain-containing protein has product MHRFFDSKAFALLISFVIAVGLFFVVNQAKLGNPNARDNQANQQLTSTTTKQIEVPLQLNVNSSKYFVVGYPEKVKVQLKGPAALVTTTANTRNFKVMADLSELGPGKHQVRLQQTGLNSDLKATIKPAKINVNIQKRETKVFPVEVEYDKNQIATGYKVTRVDQDLQKVSVTGPADEMQRIEKVLAKVNLTKELRKSTKQTTVIDAVDAQGKTVNVIISPSTTEVKLVVEKNNELENKAE; this is encoded by the coding sequence ATGCACCGTTTTTTTGATAGCAAGGCGTTTGCACTGCTAATTTCCTTTGTGATTGCTGTGGGCTTGTTCTTCGTGGTTAACCAGGCGAAACTGGGTAATCCCAACGCGCGGGATAATCAGGCCAATCAGCAACTTACCTCCACGACGACGAAACAGATTGAAGTCCCGTTGCAACTGAACGTTAATTCCAGCAAGTACTTTGTGGTCGGCTATCCGGAAAAGGTTAAAGTGCAGTTGAAGGGGCCGGCCGCTTTAGTTACAACGACCGCTAACACCCGTAATTTTAAGGTCATGGCTGATTTGAGCGAGTTAGGACCGGGGAAGCACCAGGTTCGTTTACAACAAACCGGATTGAACTCGGATTTGAAAGCTACCATTAAACCCGCTAAAATTAACGTGAACATCCAGAAACGGGAAACCAAGGTTTTTCCGGTGGAAGTCGAGTACGATAAAAATCAAATTGCCACTGGCTATAAAGTGACCCGGGTCGACCAGGATCTGCAGAAGGTGAGCGTCACCGGTCCCGCTGATGAGATGCAGCGCATTGAGAAGGTGCTCGCAAAGGTCAACCTGACAAAGGAACTCCGGAAATCCACCAAGCAGACGACCGTGATTGATGCGGTGGACGCGCAGGGGAAAACCGTGAACGTGATCATCTCACCCTCGACCACTGAAGTGAAATTAGTGGTGGAAAAAAACAATGAACTAGAGAATAAAGCTGAATAA
- the glmM gene encoding phosphoglucosamine mutase, protein MKYFGTDGIRGIANQELTPELAFRAGRAGGYALTKRSGEQHQPRVLVSRDTRISGQMLESALVAGLLSVGIEVLRLGVVTTPGVAYLVRDQGADAGVMITASHNPAEYNGIKFFGGDGYKLSDDIEADIEAMLENPVDDLPRPAAAGLGTADNYTEAGQKYLHFLAQTIPENLTGMKVVVDAANGATSSLVPRLYADLGLDFTTMATTPNGININDQVGSTHPEQLQRLVVDEGAQLGIAFDGDGDRCIAVDEQGNLVDGDKIMYICGKYMDDHGRLKQDTIVTTVMSNLGMYKAMEAHGMHSVKTKVGDRYVVEEMNRNGYNLGGEQSGHIVFLDFNTTGDGMLTSLQLMAIMQATQKPLSELAAEVQKYPQSLVNVHVADKEHAMDAPAVQAEIEKVEAEMNGNGRILVRPSGTEPLLRVMVEAPTEAESQAYAERIAKVVEQANQA, encoded by the coding sequence ATGAAGTATTTTGGAACGGATGGAATTAGAGGAATTGCCAATCAGGAATTAACCCCCGAATTAGCCTTTCGCGCGGGCCGCGCGGGGGGTTATGCCCTCACCAAGCGGAGTGGAGAACAGCACCAACCGCGGGTCTTAGTCTCACGAGATACCCGGATTTCCGGACAAATGCTGGAATCGGCGTTGGTCGCCGGGTTACTCTCAGTTGGAATTGAAGTTCTACGGTTAGGAGTAGTGACTACCCCGGGAGTGGCCTATTTAGTGCGAGACCAAGGGGCTGATGCTGGGGTCATGATTACGGCCTCCCATAACCCAGCTGAATACAACGGGATTAAATTCTTTGGCGGCGATGGTTACAAGCTCTCGGATGACATCGAAGCAGACATTGAAGCCATGCTCGAAAATCCGGTTGATGACCTTCCCCGGCCAGCAGCAGCGGGGTTAGGAACCGCCGATAACTATACGGAGGCTGGGCAAAAATACCTCCACTTTTTAGCCCAAACGATTCCAGAGAATCTAACGGGAATGAAGGTGGTGGTGGATGCTGCCAATGGAGCCACCAGTTCCTTAGTGCCCCGGTTGTATGCGGACCTAGGGTTAGACTTCACCACGATGGCCACCACGCCCAACGGGATTAACATTAATGATCAAGTGGGCTCGACCCATCCAGAACAACTGCAACGGTTAGTGGTTGACGAGGGTGCCCAACTGGGAATTGCCTTTGATGGTGACGGTGACCGGTGTATTGCGGTCGACGAACAGGGGAACCTCGTGGACGGTGATAAAATCATGTACATTTGTGGTAAGTACATGGATGATCACGGCCGGTTGAAGCAGGATACGATTGTGACGACCGTAATGAGCAACCTGGGGATGTACAAGGCCATGGAAGCGCACGGGATGCACAGCGTTAAGACCAAGGTTGGAGATCGGTACGTCGTTGAAGAGATGAACCGGAACGGTTATAACCTTGGGGGGGAACAATCCGGTCACATCGTCTTTTTAGACTTTAATACGACGGGGGACGGAATGTTAACCAGCTTGCAGTTGATGGCAATCATGCAAGCTACCCAAAAACCGCTATCTGAGTTAGCAGCGGAGGTGCAAAAATATCCCCAAAGCCTCGTGAATGTCCACGTTGCTGATAAGGAGCATGCGATGGATGCTCCGGCTGTTCAAGCAGAGATCGAAAAGGTTGAAGCAGAAATGAACGGTAATGGTCGGATTTTAGTTCGCCCCAGTGGGACGGAACCATTGCTCCGGGTAATGGTCGAAGCACCAACTGAAGCAGAAAGTCAAGCCTACGCAGAACGGATTGCGAAGGTTGTTGAACAAGCTAATCAAGCCTAA